A single region of the Negativicutes bacterium genome encodes:
- a CDS encoding bifunctional oligoribonuclease/PAP phosphatase NrnA, translating into RVSMRSKNTDVSKIAAKFSGGGHKRAAGCTINKSILEAKEAIVTAIIYEMENSK; encoded by the coding sequence AGAGTTAGTATGAGATCGAAAAATACTGATGTCAGTAAAATTGCTGCTAAATTTTCTGGTGGTGGTCATAAAAGAGCTGCTGGTTGTACGATAAATAAGTCTATTCTTGAAGCTAAAGAGGCAATAGTTACGGCAATAATTTATGAAATGGAAAATAGTAAATGA